A part of Kitasatospora kifunensis genomic DNA contains:
- a CDS encoding SRPBCC family protein has product MTATDPSVIHCDQFIAHPPAVVWKALTDPDLHARWWAAGDVRPVVGHRFTLDMGPWGQQACEVLAVEPERLLRYSFAPGSLDTTITWQLHPEGAGTRLFLEHAGFDLDSPLGKAAFEGMGRGWPDVLGRIEPALAAAGR; this is encoded by the coding sequence TTGACCGCCACCGACCCGAGCGTCATCCACTGCGACCAGTTCATCGCACATCCGCCCGCAGTGGTCTGGAAGGCCTTGACCGACCCCGACCTGCACGCTCGGTGGTGGGCCGCCGGTGACGTGCGACCCGTCGTGGGGCACCGCTTCACCCTGGACATGGGGCCATGGGGGCAGCAGGCGTGCGAGGTGCTCGCCGTCGAGCCCGAGCGCCTGCTCCGCTACAGCTTCGCCCCGGGTTCACTGGACACCACGATCACCTGGCAGCTCCATCCCGAGGGCGCCGGTACCCGCCTCTTCCTCGAGCACGCCGGATTCGACCTGGACTCTCCCCTGGGCAAGGCCGCGTTCGAGGGCATGGGACGCGGATGGCCGGATGTCCTGGGGCGCATCGAACCGGCCCTGGCCGCAGCAGGCCGCTAG
- a CDS encoding metalloregulator ArsR/SmtB family transcription factor: MAVVDVFSALANPVRRKLLEALRDGPRAAGELAGQFALSRPAVSEHLAVLRNARLVREEPRGRHRYYHLEADALAEVGEWLHPFEHYWRARMGALRDLIDEENP, translated from the coding sequence ATGGCGGTAGTCGATGTTTTCAGTGCGCTGGCCAATCCGGTGCGGCGCAAGCTGCTGGAGGCGCTGCGGGATGGTCCGCGCGCCGCAGGAGAGCTCGCCGGCCAGTTCGCGCTGAGCAGGCCCGCGGTCTCCGAGCACCTGGCGGTGCTCAGAAACGCGCGGTTGGTGCGGGAGGAGCCGCGGGGGCGGCATCGCTACTACCACCTCGAGGCGGATGCCCTTGCCGAAGTCGGCGAGTGGCTGCATCCGTTCGAGCACTACTGGCGTGCCCGGATGGGGGCGCTGCGCGACCTGATCGACGAGGAGAACCCTTGA
- a CDS encoding SDR family oxidoreductase encodes MSTSSSVFTGQRVVVMGGSSGIGEATAAAFAADGAQVVITGRDQVRLDEAVARIGGATTAYRVDAADRAGLDAFFAETGTVDHLVVAVSGAAGGGPFAQLDLGELAAGFDGKFWPQVRVLQAALPHLRKDGSVTLITAASARAAFPGTAGLAAINGALEAMVPPLAVELAPLRVNAVSPGVVDTPWWDRVPAERRQELFEGLVATTPVGRVGRPEDLAQAIQMLAANTFVTGVVLDCTGGANLPTGR; translated from the coding sequence ATGAGCACTTCGTCATCCGTCTTCACCGGTCAGCGCGTCGTCGTGATGGGCGGCAGCTCCGGCATCGGAGAGGCCACCGCCGCCGCTTTCGCCGCCGACGGCGCACAGGTCGTGATCACCGGCCGCGACCAGGTGCGCCTGGACGAGGCCGTGGCCCGGATCGGCGGCGCGACCACCGCCTACCGGGTGGACGCGGCCGACCGGGCCGGCCTGGACGCCTTCTTCGCCGAGACCGGTACCGTCGACCACCTGGTGGTCGCGGTCAGCGGCGCGGCGGGTGGCGGGCCGTTCGCGCAGCTCGACCTGGGTGAGCTGGCGGCCGGGTTCGACGGGAAGTTCTGGCCGCAGGTGCGCGTCCTTCAGGCCGCGCTGCCCCACCTGCGCAAGGACGGATCGGTCACGCTGATCACCGCCGCCTCGGCCCGGGCGGCCTTCCCCGGCACCGCGGGGCTGGCCGCGATCAACGGCGCGCTGGAGGCGATGGTTCCCCCGCTGGCCGTGGAGCTGGCGCCGCTGCGGGTGAACGCGGTCTCGCCCGGCGTGGTCGACACCCCGTGGTGGGACCGGGTCCCGGCTGAGCGACGCCAGGAGCTCTTCGAGGGGCTCGTGGCCACCACCCCGGTCGGCCGGGTCGGGCGGCCCGAGGACCTGGCCCAGGCGATCCAGATGCTGGCGGCCAACACCTTCGTCACGGGCGTGGTGCTGGACTGCACCGGTGGTGCCAACCTGCCCACCGGGCGCTGA
- a CDS encoding TetR/AcrR family transcriptional regulator, with translation MGATPPQPDTTRPHTGRRRNEAAHQAILDAALHLLAQSDGTPVTIDAIARTAGVGKQTVYRWWPSKGAVLLDALSDRAAQHVATPDTGILREDLQAFIATTFDAAQQDTTASALRALVREAARDPHLADLMATYTATRRQALRDLLDRARQRGELPHDTDLDLIVDQVYGLFWYRFILGHGPLDQTVADRLAATLLHGTGRTLQAGDPS, from the coding sequence ATGGGCGCGACACCACCCCAACCGGACACGACCCGCCCGCACACCGGGCGCCGTCGCAACGAGGCCGCCCACCAGGCCATCCTCGACGCCGCCCTGCACCTGCTGGCCCAGTCCGACGGCACGCCCGTCACCATCGACGCCATCGCCCGTACCGCCGGCGTCGGCAAGCAGACCGTCTACCGCTGGTGGCCCTCCAAAGGCGCGGTGCTGCTCGACGCCCTCAGCGACCGCGCCGCCCAGCACGTCGCCACACCCGACACCGGCATCCTGCGCGAAGACCTCCAGGCCTTCATCGCCACCACCTTCGACGCCGCCCAGCAGGACACCACGGCCAGCGCCCTGCGCGCCCTGGTCCGCGAAGCCGCCCGAGACCCCCACCTCGCCGACCTCATGGCCACCTACACCGCCACCCGCCGCCAAGCCCTGCGGGACCTGCTCGACCGCGCCCGCCAACGCGGCGAACTCCCCCACGACACCGACCTCGACCTGATCGTCGACCAGGTCTACGGCCTCTTCTGGTACCGCTTCATCCTCGGCCACGGCCCCCTCGACCAGACCGTCGCCGACCGCCTCGCCGCCACTCTGCTGCACGGCACCGGGCGGACCCTCCAAGCAGGTGATCCATCATGA
- a CDS encoding PLP-dependent lyase/thiolase produces MTVQAPLTSRSFGTSRSFGTAGTVGEFETHLTLTATDADTGAALAHWAQTRGLKYTHIVLARGQSPSQPMLSWTAAGTFQDQLDRAEELAAALRMDGFTTVRVKCEAAP; encoded by the coding sequence GTGACAGTGCAAGCACCCCTGACGAGCCGGTCCTTCGGTACGAGCCGGTCCTTCGGTACGGCCGGAACGGTCGGAGAGTTCGAGACCCACCTGACGCTCACCGCGACGGACGCCGACACCGGTGCGGCGCTCGCGCACTGGGCGCAGACCCGCGGGCTGAAGTACACCCACATCGTGCTGGCCCGCGGGCAGAGCCCCTCGCAGCCAATGCTCTCCTGGACCGCGGCGGGCACGTTCCAGGACCAACTCGACCGGGCCGAGGAGTTGGCGGCCGCGCTGCGCATGGACGGCTTCACCACGGTGCGGGTGAAGTGCGAGGCCGCGCCGTGA
- a CDS encoding nucleotidyl transferase AbiEii/AbiGii toxin family protein translates to MNDRWQLLPDGSVPQSQPVDGHRPAPGVPLTLRPVQDPRATQAGVFDPALKQHAYAYRAADPRFTDPELRTAWYAARRRAMDLLLAAIADSPWAEALVLRGSVLLRAWFGAQAREPGDLDFVVVPQEWRIEESRTTELLDGIAQAAEAASCGPVRFTATDAVSEDIWTYDRVPGRRLLLPWRADGLPGGAIQLDFVFNEPLRVPPQLVALTAAAGPSARLNAATRELSLAWKLMWLVNDAYPQGKDLYDAVLLAESTALRYQVLRDVFTDGEAWCADSPVQALTIRELANAVSVGWEHFESEYPQLAQRTGTRDEVTGGDPGEDVEEDLAQELLDRLAVALAPTFAEVAPEALAQWWTEGWLARLRPVLAEGGLPAVQDWLAKAGASFGLAHRLSTHLTEPGSLDDVELAELMLSCPAWSYWAGRIREGALTLERLLG, encoded by the coding sequence GTGAACGACCGCTGGCAACTCCTTCCCGACGGCAGCGTGCCGCAGTCGCAGCCCGTCGACGGCCACCGCCCCGCCCCCGGGGTCCCGCTGACCCTTCGTCCGGTCCAGGACCCGCGCGCCACCCAGGCCGGTGTCTTCGACCCCGCGTTGAAGCAGCACGCCTACGCCTACCGCGCCGCCGACCCGCGGTTCACCGATCCCGAACTCCGCACCGCCTGGTACGCCGCACGGCGCCGGGCCATGGACCTGCTGCTCGCCGCGATCGCCGACTCGCCCTGGGCCGAGGCCCTGGTGCTGCGCGGCAGCGTGCTGCTGCGTGCCTGGTTCGGGGCGCAGGCCCGCGAGCCCGGCGACCTGGATTTCGTGGTGGTTCCGCAGGAGTGGCGGATCGAGGAGTCGCGGACCACCGAACTGCTGGACGGCATCGCGCAGGCCGCCGAGGCCGCGAGCTGCGGCCCGGTGCGCTTCACGGCGACGGACGCGGTCAGCGAGGACATCTGGACCTACGACCGGGTGCCCGGGCGCCGGTTGCTGCTGCCCTGGCGGGCCGACGGGCTGCCGGGCGGCGCGATCCAGCTGGACTTCGTCTTCAACGAGCCGCTGCGCGTGCCCCCGCAGCTGGTTGCGCTGACCGCCGCCGCGGGGCCAAGCGCCCGGCTCAACGCCGCCACCCGCGAGCTGTCGCTGGCCTGGAAACTGATGTGGCTGGTCAACGACGCCTATCCGCAGGGCAAGGACCTCTACGACGCGGTGCTGCTGGCCGAGTCCACCGCGCTGCGCTACCAGGTGTTGCGCGACGTCTTCACGGACGGCGAGGCCTGGTGCGCCGACAGCCCCGTCCAGGCGCTCACCATCAGGGAGTTGGCGAACGCGGTCTCGGTCGGCTGGGAGCACTTCGAGAGCGAGTACCCGCAGCTGGCCCAGCGCACCGGGACCCGTGACGAGGTCACCGGCGGGGACCCCGGAGAAGACGTCGAGGAGGACCTTGCGCAGGAGTTGCTCGACCGTCTGGCAGTGGCGCTCGCACCCACCTTCGCCGAGGTCGCCCCGGAGGCGTTGGCCCAGTGGTGGACCGAGGGCTGGCTGGCGCGGCTGCGCCCGGTGCTGGCGGAGGGCGGGCTGCCTGCCGTGCAGGACTGGCTCGCCAAGGCGGGGGCTTCGTTCGGCCTGGCCCACCGCCTCAGCACACACCTGACCGAACCCGGCAGCCTCGACGACGTCGAACTCGCCGAGCTGATGCTGTCCTGCCCGGCCTGGTCGTACTGGGCGGGTCGGATCCGCGAGGGCGCCCTGACCCTGGAGCGACTGCTCGGGTGA
- a CDS encoding LysR family transcriptional regulator produces the protein MDLDLRLVRYFTVVAEYGNFGRAATRLHLAQPSLSRQIQRLEAQLGVRLFDRSPQGSSLTDAGQAFLSRARILLQEAEQAAHAARAAVQPRTITVGCAEGLVITACVQELRRQHPDGQVRTRHLDWRDTRALAEGRVDALVAYRPLPLPTDGFRVTELHEESRVLVMSASHHLANEKTVSLRALSDEELVACVSTPVLWSTPKPVGNRPAPPPPAIDDSFEDKLELIATGHCVAIFPAGDRRAAVREDIALVPVIDIDPCEVVLVTRADDPNPLLGSLEDVARTLLGTASRRENDELPVN, from the coding sequence ATGGACCTCGACCTGCGACTCGTGCGCTACTTCACGGTCGTGGCGGAGTACGGCAACTTCGGCCGGGCCGCCACCAGGCTCCACTTGGCGCAGCCGTCGCTGAGCCGTCAGATCCAGCGACTGGAGGCTCAGCTCGGTGTCCGGCTGTTCGACCGCTCGCCGCAAGGCAGCAGCCTCACCGACGCCGGTCAGGCCTTCCTTTCCAGGGCCCGGATCCTGCTCCAGGAGGCCGAGCAAGCCGCTCACGCGGCCAGAGCCGCCGTCCAGCCCCGTACCATCACCGTCGGCTGCGCCGAAGGACTGGTCATCACCGCCTGTGTGCAGGAACTGCGCCGCCAGCACCCTGACGGCCAGGTCCGCACCAGGCACCTCGACTGGCGGGACACGCGCGCCCTCGCGGAGGGGCGGGTCGACGCCCTCGTCGCGTACCGGCCCCTGCCCTTGCCCACGGACGGCTTCCGGGTGACCGAACTCCATGAGGAGTCGCGGGTACTGGTCATGTCGGCAAGTCATCATCTGGCGAATGAGAAGACCGTCAGCCTGCGGGCTCTGTCGGACGAGGAACTGGTCGCCTGCGTCAGCACTCCGGTCCTCTGGAGCACACCCAAGCCCGTCGGCAACCGCCCGGCACCACCCCCGCCAGCGATCGACGACAGCTTCGAGGACAAGCTGGAACTCATCGCCACCGGCCACTGTGTCGCGATCTTCCCTGCCGGCGATCGACGCGCTGCTGTGCGCGAGGACATCGCCCTGGTGCCCGTCATCGACATCGATCCCTGCGAGGTCGTGCTCGTCACGCGCGCTGACGACCCCAACCCGCTGCTCGGATCGCTGGAAGACGTCGCACGTACATTGCTCGGCACAGCCTCCCGGCGGGAGAACGACGAACTGCCGGTCAACTGA
- a CDS encoding SDR family oxidoreductase, whose translation MTTYDGKKIVITGGSSGIGLATARLFADGGAHVLITGRTRSTLDAALEQLGDKAIAVCSDAASLKDIKALAGTVQERFGVVDALFVNAGVTASAPFDSTTEEMYDALFGVNAKGPYFTVQALAPLLREGSGVVLTTSVVNVLGLDALSVYSASKAALRSMTRTLARELLPRKVRVNAVSPGPIDTGILDRSVPADVVETMKDTYRSTNPMQRLGASEEVAAAVAYLAFGATFSTGAEFPVDGGASQL comes from the coding sequence ATGACCACTTATGACGGCAAGAAGATCGTGATCACGGGCGGGAGCAGCGGTATCGGCCTGGCCACGGCCCGGTTGTTCGCGGACGGTGGGGCGCACGTACTGATCACCGGCCGTACCCGATCCACCCTGGACGCCGCGCTGGAGCAGTTGGGGGACAAGGCGATCGCCGTCTGCAGCGACGCCGCGTCCCTGAAGGACATCAAGGCGCTGGCCGGCACGGTCCAGGAGCGGTTCGGCGTGGTGGACGCGCTGTTCGTCAACGCCGGCGTCACCGCGTCCGCGCCGTTCGACTCGACGACGGAGGAGATGTACGACGCGCTGTTCGGCGTCAACGCCAAAGGCCCGTACTTCACGGTGCAGGCGTTGGCGCCACTGTTGCGCGAGGGAAGCGGCGTGGTCCTCACCACGTCGGTGGTGAACGTCCTGGGCCTCGACGCGCTCAGCGTCTACTCGGCGAGCAAGGCAGCCCTGCGGTCGATGACGCGCACCCTGGCCCGCGAGCTGCTGCCGCGCAAGGTGCGCGTCAACGCCGTGAGCCCCGGGCCGATCGACACGGGCATCCTGGACCGCTCCGTGCCTGCCGACGTCGTCGAGACGATGAAGGACACCTACCGGAGCACGAACCCGATGCAGCGGCTGGGGGCGTCCGAGGAAGTGGCCGCCGCGGTGGCGTACTTGGCGTTCGGTGCGACCTTCTCGACAGGAGCGGAGTTCCCTGTCGACGGAGGGGCTTCGCAACTCTAG
- a CDS encoding sigma factor-like helix-turn-helix DNA-binding protein produces the protein MGAARAALARMDPRQADALVLRYGLDDQPARSYRQIGRDLGVSDHTARSLVERAQAQLRLLLT, from the coding sequence ATCGGCGCGGCCCGCGCAGCGCTGGCCCGGATGGACCCGCGCCAGGCCGACGCACTGGTCCTGCGCTACGGCCTCGACGACCAGCCGGCCCGCTCCTACCGCCAGATCGGCCGCGACCTCGGCGTCTCCGATCACACCGCCCGCAGCCTCGTCGAACGAGCCCAGGCCCAGCTGCGCCTCCTGCTCACCTGA
- a CDS encoding VOC family protein, translated as MAIVTPQKITTFLMFEGNAEEAMTFYLSLFDDAEVISITRYGADAPGKEGSVHQATFALAGQRFICIDSPAKHDFGFTPAISLFVQCENEAEIDRCYAALAERGTELMPLGSYGFSTKFGWVNDRFGVSWQLNLPG; from the coding sequence ATGGCGATTGTGACGCCGCAGAAGATCACCACGTTCCTGATGTTCGAGGGCAACGCCGAGGAGGCGATGACCTTCTACCTCTCGCTCTTCGACGACGCCGAGGTCATCAGCATCACCCGCTACGGCGCCGATGCGCCCGGCAAGGAGGGGAGCGTGCACCAGGCGACGTTCGCGCTCGCCGGGCAGCGGTTCATCTGCATCGACAGCCCCGCGAAGCACGACTTCGGCTTCACCCCCGCGATCTCGCTCTTCGTGCAGTGCGAGAACGAGGCCGAGATCGACCGTTGCTACGCGGCCCTCGCCGAGCGGGGCACGGAGCTCATGCCGCTGGGATCCTACGGCTTCAGCACCAAGTTCGGCTGGGTCAACGACCGGTTCGGCGTCTCCTGGCAGTTGAACCTGCCCGGGTGA
- a CDS encoding Lrp/AsnC family transcriptional regulator, whose protein sequence is MRILRALQIDPRVGFATVATVLGLSELTVARRYRRMRRAGAIRVIGVVDPGALGQSRWMVRLRCRPGSVTAIAEALAQREDVGWVALSAAGSEVTFAVRSRSQEQRDDLLGRRLPRTAAVLDLQASVILRQFIGGRGHYWAALAGTLTPEQESALGPGDPPFTEQPVVRSQPSQLSPQDERLLAALAADGRASLVDLAAAADLTPGRASRRLQALLADGVVYIDVEIAPRALGFRARANLWMRVHPAKIKAVGRAMAQLPEVGFAAAVSGPYNFHAAVHCHDLDRLFEFTTDRVGTLPGVEGMEISPVFRQVKQAGTRVDDDRLSEPPSDHTSR, encoded by the coding sequence GTGCGAATCCTTCGCGCCCTCCAGATCGATCCGCGGGTCGGATTCGCGACCGTGGCGACGGTCCTCGGCCTCTCCGAGCTGACCGTCGCCCGCCGCTACCGCCGCATGCGGCGTGCCGGGGCGATCCGGGTGATCGGCGTGGTCGACCCGGGAGCGCTCGGACAGAGCCGGTGGATGGTGCGCCTGCGCTGCCGACCCGGCAGCGTCACGGCCATCGCCGAAGCACTCGCGCAACGCGAGGACGTCGGCTGGGTCGCCCTGAGTGCTGCCGGCTCCGAGGTCACCTTCGCCGTGCGCTCGCGATCCCAGGAGCAGCGCGACGACCTGCTCGGCCGCCGTCTCCCGCGCACCGCCGCCGTGCTCGACCTGCAGGCGTCGGTGATCCTGCGCCAGTTCATCGGCGGACGCGGGCACTACTGGGCCGCACTCGCCGGAACCCTGACCCCCGAGCAGGAGTCGGCGCTCGGGCCCGGCGACCCGCCGTTCACCGAACAGCCGGTCGTGCGGAGTCAGCCGTCGCAGCTCAGCCCCCAGGACGAGAGGCTGCTCGCGGCCCTCGCTGCCGACGGACGGGCCAGTCTCGTCGACCTCGCAGCCGCGGCCGACCTCACCCCGGGCCGAGCGTCACGACGTCTGCAGGCACTGCTCGCCGACGGCGTGGTCTACATCGACGTGGAGATCGCACCGAGGGCCCTGGGATTCCGAGCCCGAGCGAACCTGTGGATGCGTGTCCACCCGGCCAAGATCAAAGCCGTCGGGCGGGCGATGGCGCAGCTGCCCGAGGTGGGGTTCGCCGCCGCGGTGTCCGGCCCGTACAACTTCCACGCCGCCGTCCACTGCCACGACCTCGACAGACTCTTCGAGTTCACCACCGACCGGGTCGGAACCCTGCCCGGCGTCGAAGGCATGGAGATCAGCCCCGTCTTCCGCCAGGTCAAGCAGGCCGGAACCCGCGTGGACGATGACCGCCTGAGCGAACCGCCGAGCGACCACACCAGCCGCTGA
- a CDS encoding amidohydrolase family protein, producing the protein MRVIAIEEHWTTTGIDQALRAQPPGARDESLALSDRGGIPARLLDIGEQRIEAMDAAGVDVQILSIAPPGTHGLPASEAVALSRDANDRASEAVHRYPTRLRAMTTLPMSDPQAALAELQRTAHAPGHVGIMSYGRSGERPLDDPAYDELFAAAADLGRPVFIHPQIPPNAVRQASYRGFDPTVELALATFGWGWHVEAGTAALRLILRGTFDRHPNLQIVLGHWGEMLLFALDRVDSLSNIATHLERRVADYFATNIHIATSGMLTPRLLRHALDYTSVDRILLSGDYPFHRLDAATLTDFLQTLPDHNDQQKIAHTNAASLFGLEQPPREADVQALVGLKEQS; encoded by the coding sequence ATGAGAGTCATCGCCATCGAAGAGCACTGGACCACCACGGGAATCGACCAGGCGCTGCGAGCGCAGCCGCCCGGGGCGCGGGACGAGAGCCTGGCTCTGAGCGACCGAGGGGGCATCCCCGCGCGTCTGCTCGACATCGGTGAGCAGCGAATCGAGGCGATGGACGCGGCGGGCGTCGACGTCCAGATCCTCTCGATCGCCCCGCCGGGCACGCACGGGCTCCCGGCCAGCGAGGCGGTGGCGCTGAGCCGAGACGCGAACGACCGCGCCAGCGAGGCCGTTCATCGCTATCCGACCCGTCTGAGGGCCATGACGACGCTGCCGATGTCAGACCCGCAGGCGGCGTTGGCCGAGCTGCAGCGAACCGCGCACGCGCCCGGCCACGTGGGGATCATGTCCTACGGCCGCAGCGGCGAGCGCCCACTGGACGACCCCGCCTACGACGAACTGTTCGCGGCGGCCGCCGACTTGGGACGGCCCGTGTTCATCCATCCGCAGATCCCGCCGAACGCGGTCCGCCAGGCGTCCTACCGCGGGTTCGACCCGACCGTCGAGCTCGCGCTGGCCACCTTCGGCTGGGGATGGCACGTCGAGGCTGGCACCGCGGCGCTTCGCCTCATCCTGCGCGGCACCTTCGACCGCCACCCGAACCTGCAGATCGTGCTGGGCCACTGGGGCGAGATGCTCCTGTTCGCGCTCGACCGGGTCGACAGCCTCTCCAACATCGCCACCCACCTGGAGCGGCGAGTAGCCGACTACTTCGCAACCAACATTCACATCGCGACCAGCGGCATGCTGACCCCGCGTCTGCTCCGCCATGCGCTTGACTACACCAGTGTGGACCGCATCCTGCTCTCGGGGGACTATCCCTTCCACCGACTCGATGCCGCGACCCTCACCGACTTCCTGCAGACACTTCCCGACCACAACGATCAACAGAAGATCGCCCACACCAACGCCGCGTCGCTCTTCGGCCTCGAACAGCCTCCCCGCGAGGCGGACGTCCAGGCGCTGGTGGGGCTCAAGGAGCAGTCATGA
- a CDS encoding SDR family oxidoreductase: MSLASENTTVLLIGASRGLGYAIAAEYLDRGSRVVATVRGPGRTALHELQDSAGGRLEIEHVDINDPEQVQSLRDRLVARRFDLLFVNAGVANRPEETTANVTTEEFTRLMVTNALSPMRVIETLGELTHESGTIAIMSSGQGSIANNERGGFEIYRASKSALNQLMRSYAARHRDDGRTLLLLAPGWVKTDLGGPDAHLTISESIPNLVTTIDAQRGRSGLQYLDYQGQTVAW; the protein is encoded by the coding sequence ATGAGTCTGGCCTCAGAGAACACAACCGTTCTGCTCATCGGCGCCTCTCGCGGCCTGGGCTACGCGATCGCCGCGGAATACCTCGACCGGGGATCCCGCGTCGTGGCGACCGTCCGCGGTCCTGGCCGCACCGCCCTGCACGAGCTCCAGGACAGCGCCGGCGGACGGCTGGAGATCGAGCACGTGGACATCAACGACCCTGAGCAGGTCCAGTCCCTGCGCGACCGGCTCGTCGCCCGCAGGTTCGATCTGCTCTTCGTCAACGCGGGCGTCGCCAATCGTCCCGAGGAGACCACCGCGAACGTCACGACCGAGGAGTTCACCCGCCTGATGGTCACCAACGCGCTGAGCCCGATGCGGGTCATCGAGACGCTCGGCGAGCTCACCCACGAAAGCGGCACCATCGCGATCATGTCCTCCGGTCAAGGCAGCATCGCCAACAACGAACGCGGCGGCTTCGAGATCTACCGAGCCAGCAAGTCCGCCCTCAACCAACTCATGCGCAGCTACGCCGCCCGTCACCGCGACGACGGCCGAACGCTGCTGCTGTTGGCGCCCGGCTGGGTCAAGACCGACCTCGGCGGCCCTGACGCCCACCTCACCATCAGCGAGAGCATCCCCAACCTCGTCACCACCATCGACGCCCAACGCGGCCGCTCCGGCCTGCAGTACCTCGACTACCAAGGCCAGACGGTCGCCTGGTGA
- the uppS gene encoding polyprenyl diphosphate synthase has translation MLMPDLLRALYARRLRQQVMVGPLPRHVGLIMDGNRRWARQMGMANPSLGHKVGAEHVEEVLSWCEALGIRHITVFLCSTENLQRRDDAEVAYLMRLIEQVVADRLTRPDARWQVHLAGMTDALPDSTARALKEAVEATRTCTTGAHVTLAVGYGGRQEVVEAVRELMYARAEAGASLTDVADTLTVDDIAPHLYTAGQPDPDLVIRTSGEQRLSNFLLWQSAYSELYFCEAYWPAFREVDFLRAVRSFAARQRRYGG, from the coding sequence GTGCTCATGCCTGATCTGCTCCGCGCCCTCTACGCCCGCCGCCTGCGACAGCAGGTCATGGTGGGCCCACTGCCCCGGCACGTCGGGCTGATCATGGACGGCAACCGTCGCTGGGCCCGGCAGATGGGCATGGCCAACCCGAGCCTTGGGCACAAGGTGGGCGCCGAGCACGTCGAGGAGGTGCTCTCCTGGTGCGAAGCCCTGGGGATCAGACACATCACCGTCTTCCTGTGCTCGACCGAGAACCTCCAGCGCCGCGACGACGCCGAAGTCGCCTACCTGATGCGGCTGATCGAGCAGGTGGTCGCCGACCGCCTCACCCGCCCGGACGCCCGCTGGCAGGTCCACCTCGCCGGAATGACCGACGCACTGCCCGACAGCACCGCCCGTGCTCTCAAGGAGGCCGTCGAGGCCACCCGCACCTGTACCACGGGCGCCCACGTCACCCTGGCCGTCGGCTACGGCGGCCGTCAGGAGGTCGTCGAGGCCGTACGCGAGCTGATGTACGCGCGTGCCGAAGCCGGCGCGTCACTGACCGACGTCGCCGACACCCTGACCGTCGACGACATCGCCCCGCACCTCTACACCGCTGGCCAGCCCGATCCCGACCTGGTCATCCGTACCAGCGGCGAACAACGGCTGTCGAACTTCCTGCTCTGGCAGAGCGCCTACTCGGAACTGTACTTCTGCGAGGCCTACTGGCCCGCGTTCCGCGAGGTCGACTTCCTGCGCGCGGTACGCAGCTTCGCCGCCAGGCAGCGACGCTACGGCGGCTGA
- a CDS encoding PadR family transcriptional regulator, whose translation MMQANDAQTLVLCALADGPLHGYAINAAIEELTGERLGPGSLYGALARLESKRLIEPLDGQGRQRPVRLTPLGREVLERELRAMARVANAGLRRLGVNPA comes from the coding sequence ATGATGCAAGCCAACGACGCCCAGACGCTGGTGCTCTGCGCACTGGCCGACGGGCCGCTGCACGGATACGCCATCAACGCGGCGATCGAGGAGCTGACCGGGGAGCGGCTGGGGCCCGGCAGTCTGTACGGGGCGCTGGCCAGGCTGGAGTCGAAGCGGCTGATCGAGCCGCTCGACGGGCAGGGCCGCCAGCGCCCGGTACGGCTGACGCCCCTTGGCCGCGAGGTGCTGGAACGCGAGCTGCGGGCCATGGCCCGGGTCGCGAACGCGGGACTGCGGCGTCTGGGGGTGAATCCCGCGTGA